The following proteins come from a genomic window of Nitrospira sp.:
- a CDS encoding Phosphoribosylformylglycinamidine cyclo-ligase, translated as MTTYREAGVDIDAGDELVDRIKPLVRSTFRPEVLTDLGGFGGLFGLQAGKYKEPVLVSGTDGVGTKLKIAFMMDKHDTVGIDLVAMCVNDIAVSGAEPLFFLDYFATGKLSVSKAQEVVAGIAEGCRQAGCALIGGETAEMPSFYPDGEYDLAGFAVGAVDRPKIIDGRNIMSGDAVIGLASSGLHSNGYSLARRVLFEQAKLTVTSRLPELDGTIGEILLTPTRIYAKQILALVEHCPINGIAHITGGGITENLPRVFPKGVRARINRAAWSVPPIFDVMGRLGRVDREEMYRVFNMGIGLILVVPPESASGVLARATALGDRSWQIGEIVSSTGDEPEVEYVG; from the coding sequence ATGACCACCTACCGCGAAGCCGGAGTCGATATCGATGCCGGCGATGAGCTTGTCGATCGCATCAAGCCTCTTGTTCGATCGACGTTTCGCCCAGAAGTTCTGACCGACTTAGGAGGCTTCGGCGGCCTCTTCGGCCTCCAAGCCGGCAAATACAAAGAACCCGTGCTCGTCTCCGGAACCGACGGGGTGGGGACCAAACTGAAGATCGCTTTCATGATGGATAAGCACGACACCGTCGGAATCGATTTGGTGGCGATGTGTGTCAATGATATTGCGGTGAGCGGTGCGGAGCCGCTGTTTTTTTTGGATTACTTTGCAACCGGGAAGTTATCCGTATCGAAGGCTCAGGAAGTGGTCGCCGGCATCGCCGAAGGTTGCCGCCAAGCCGGATGTGCGCTGATCGGGGGTGAAACCGCCGAGATGCCGTCATTCTATCCTGATGGAGAATATGACCTGGCCGGTTTTGCCGTCGGCGCCGTCGATCGCCCGAAGATCATCGATGGTCGAAACATTATGTCCGGGGATGCGGTCATCGGCTTGGCTTCTTCAGGCCTCCATAGTAACGGCTACTCCTTGGCCCGGCGAGTGCTGTTTGAACAAGCCAAGTTGACCGTTACCAGCCGCCTACCGGAGCTTGATGGAACCATCGGCGAGATTCTCCTGACACCCACCAGAATTTACGCGAAGCAGATTTTGGCGCTTGTCGAGCACTGCCCGATCAACGGTATCGCACATATTACTGGAGGAGGCATTACGGAGAATTTGCCACGCGTGTTCCCTAAGGGCGTACGGGCGAGGATTAATCGCGCAGCCTGGTCGGTGCCGCCGATCTTCGACGTGATGGGTCGTTTAGGACGGGTCGATCGTGAAGAAATGTACCGAGTGTTCAATATGGGCATTGGGTTGATTCTCGTGGTACCGCCTGAATCAGCATCCGGAGTGCTGGCACGAGCCACAGCGCTGGGAGATCGAAGTTGGCAGATCGGGGAAATCGTTTCTTCCACCGGGGATGAACCGGAGGTCGAGTATGTCGGTTAG
- a CDS encoding Two-component system response regulator protein: MSASILVVDDEEAIRTSLRSILEDEGYDVSVAANGVEALKIYGTDPPDLMILDIWMPEMDGLETLRRVKEFVPTTQVMMISGHGSIETAVKAIKLGAYDYIEKPLSLENVTLRVKHALEQFRLAQENRSLRTKVQQKFELVGQSPAMQRLRELIETAGPTNSRVLIGGENGTGKELVARAIHMHSTRADHPFVAVNCAAIPETLIESELFGHERGSFTGATSMKRGQFEQADGGTLFLDEIGDMSLSTQAKVLRALQEQQFTRVGGTKLMKVDVRVLAASNKDLEKEIGKGQFREDLYYRLNVVPIVVPPLRERREDIPALVRHFMKTHVEEQGLRMKDVSPEAMAVFQQYEWPGNIRELRNLIERLMIMVPGFVIDASQATLSLQGRTAGVVPTGNQAQHSLLAKSYESLRDARNAFEKEYISRKLREHHWNISRTAEDLKIERSHLHRKIKLLDVEMRPES; this comes from the coding sequence ATGTCGGCATCGATTCTAGTGGTGGATGATGAAGAAGCGATTCGCACATCACTGCGAAGCATCCTGGAAGATGAAGGGTATGACGTATCGGTAGCCGCCAATGGGGTCGAGGCGCTGAAAATATATGGCACCGACCCGCCGGATCTCATGATTCTGGACATCTGGATGCCGGAGATGGACGGGCTGGAAACCTTACGGCGAGTGAAAGAATTTGTACCCACGACGCAGGTCATGATGATCTCCGGGCATGGCTCCATCGAAACGGCCGTGAAAGCCATCAAACTGGGTGCCTATGACTACATTGAGAAACCCTTGTCGCTGGAAAATGTCACGCTCCGCGTCAAGCACGCGTTGGAGCAGTTCCGCTTGGCGCAAGAGAATCGGTCGCTGCGGACCAAAGTTCAGCAAAAGTTTGAATTGGTCGGGCAATCTCCGGCCATGCAGCGGCTACGGGAGCTCATCGAAACGGCAGGCCCCACGAACAGTCGGGTCTTGATCGGGGGTGAGAATGGAACGGGGAAGGAGTTGGTCGCTCGAGCCATCCATATGCACAGCACCAGAGCGGATCATCCGTTCGTGGCGGTCAATTGTGCGGCCATCCCCGAGACATTGATTGAGAGCGAATTGTTCGGTCACGAAAGAGGCTCCTTCACCGGAGCCACATCCATGAAGCGCGGTCAGTTCGAGCAAGCCGATGGAGGCACGCTGTTTTTGGATGAAATCGGCGACATGAGCCTCAGTACGCAGGCGAAAGTGTTGCGGGCTTTGCAGGAACAGCAGTTCACGCGAGTCGGCGGAACCAAGCTGATGAAGGTCGACGTGCGCGTGCTGGCGGCTTCCAATAAGGACTTGGAAAAAGAAATCGGCAAGGGACAATTTCGGGAGGATCTGTACTATCGCCTCAACGTCGTCCCGATCGTTGTGCCTCCACTGCGGGAGAGGAGGGAAGATATTCCGGCCCTGGTTCGACATTTCATGAAGACGCATGTCGAGGAGCAAGGGTTGCGGATGAAGGACGTCTCGCCGGAGGCGATGGCCGTGTTCCAGCAATACGAATGGCCGGGGAACATTCGGGAATTGAGGAATTTGATCGAGAGGCTCATGATCATGGTGCCGGGGTTTGTGATCGACGCTTCCCAGGCTACTCTGTCGTTACAGGGGCGAACCGCCGGTGTAGTACCGACGGGCAATCAGGCGCAGCACTCGCTTCTTGCGAAATCATACGAGTCGCTTCGAGATGCCCGGAATGCCTTCGAAAAAGAATACATCAGTCGTAAACTTCGCGAACACCACTGGAATATTTCACGGACCGCCGAAGATCTCAAGATCGAGCGTAGTCATCTTCATCGGAAGATCAAGTTGCTCGATGTGGAGATGCGCCCGGAGAGTTAG
- a CDS encoding nitrogen regulation protein NtrY, putative, whose translation MPDLNPPTGALRPASGGLAEVQPVLMGRHVRTAPPDPSKKPERKPPHLRPVWIVLILLVPCVALTLYYSQVVAPGSEENGSFLPTTSYALVLLLVNLDLIGFVVLVLLLSRNLIKAYFERRHRLVGSGFRTKLIAAFIGFSLIPTLLLAFVASGLVNKAVDVWFSEHIERVMKDSYEVARMQHAGHVALAVNSARAISQELFREDLLTPVQRDLLIAAMARKRMEYGVAGIEVFSSRMETLTKALDSDIPSGVLDLPISQLVLQVINGKQEFTSVQEAQTGRLVRAAIPVASGSRRGEIEGVVVVETYVPESLLTKMEGIGRQYTAYKQIKAMKNPIKAGAYLFVAVVAVLILFSATWFGFYVARGITVPIQRLAEATEAVAQGDLSVQIDAKATDEIGTLIESFNRMTQDLQGSKSKLEEANLTLWNTNVELDRRRAYIETVVDTIAAGLLSIDRSGTITTFNPSAERILGLAADRFRGRSANEVFKEFGLDLFQTAYDRMLADERDDLDLEGQLDIQGMLITIGLKGSRMRDEANKDLGFVLVFEDLTELIKAQKVAAWQEVAKRVAHEIKNPLTPIQLSAQRLRKKFFEKSPDLDRVFDDATNVIINEVGSLKQMLDEFSKFARLPAPQMTRQSLHDVVREVVTLYREAQKDIELIVDLDEDLSSINFDREQLRRVFVNLFDNAVQAMNQKGRLWVGTKYDMKRRRVVVTVADEGPGIAPEDQERLFVPYFTRKKTGTGLGLAIVRRIITDHEGQIHVGNNHPKGAVFTFDLPV comes from the coding sequence ATGCCGGATCTCAATCCTCCCACAGGTGCGTTAAGACCGGCTTCCGGAGGACTTGCGGAAGTTCAACCCGTCCTGATGGGGAGACACGTTCGTACGGCTCCCCCTGATCCATCCAAGAAACCGGAGCGAAAACCACCTCATCTTCGCCCTGTCTGGATCGTGCTCATCCTCCTGGTTCCCTGCGTGGCCCTCACGCTCTATTACTCACAAGTTGTTGCGCCTGGCTCTGAAGAGAACGGCTCCTTCCTGCCGACGACCAGCTATGCGCTGGTTCTCCTGCTGGTCAATTTGGACCTGATCGGCTTCGTGGTGTTGGTGCTCCTATTGTCCAGGAATCTGATCAAGGCCTATTTCGAACGCCGGCACCGTCTCGTTGGATCAGGATTTCGTACCAAACTCATCGCTGCGTTTATCGGTTTCTCATTGATTCCGACGCTGCTCCTGGCCTTCGTAGCAAGTGGGCTGGTCAATAAGGCAGTCGATGTATGGTTCAGCGAGCACATCGAGCGTGTCATGAAGGACTCGTATGAGGTGGCTCGTATGCAACATGCGGGGCATGTCGCGCTTGCGGTCAACAGCGCACGAGCCATCTCCCAGGAACTGTTCCGCGAAGACCTGCTGACTCCGGTACAGCGCGATCTCTTGATCGCCGCGATGGCACGAAAACGGATGGAATACGGCGTCGCCGGGATCGAGGTGTTTTCGAGCAGGATGGAGACCCTCACAAAAGCCCTCGATAGTGACATTCCGTCCGGGGTGTTGGATCTGCCGATCAGTCAGCTGGTTTTACAAGTCATTAACGGCAAACAAGAGTTTACCTCCGTCCAAGAGGCTCAGACGGGGAGGCTGGTGCGCGCCGCTATTCCGGTGGCCTCCGGAAGCCGACGCGGTGAGATCGAGGGGGTCGTGGTCGTGGAAACCTACGTCCCTGAATCGCTGTTGACCAAGATGGAAGGGATCGGGCGCCAATACACGGCGTACAAGCAAATCAAAGCGATGAAAAACCCTATTAAAGCCGGGGCGTATCTTTTTGTGGCCGTCGTGGCGGTGTTGATTCTCTTCAGCGCGACGTGGTTCGGCTTCTATGTGGCGCGCGGGATCACCGTTCCGATTCAACGGTTGGCTGAAGCGACGGAAGCGGTCGCCCAGGGCGATCTGTCGGTGCAGATCGATGCCAAAGCGACCGATGAAATCGGCACGCTCATCGAGTCGTTCAATCGGATGACGCAAGATCTGCAGGGGAGTAAATCGAAGCTTGAGGAGGCCAACCTGACTCTGTGGAACACCAATGTCGAGCTGGATCGCCGCCGCGCCTATATCGAAACGGTCGTTGATACGATCGCCGCCGGGCTGTTGTCGATCGATCGGAGTGGAACGATCACCACCTTCAACCCATCGGCCGAGCGCATCCTTGGTTTGGCTGCCGATCGGTTCAGAGGACGGTCGGCCAATGAGGTGTTCAAGGAATTCGGTCTCGACTTATTCCAGACCGCCTATGACCGTATGCTGGCCGATGAGCGCGACGATTTGGACCTGGAAGGACAATTGGATATCCAAGGGATGTTGATTACGATCGGTTTGAAAGGGTCTCGGATGCGGGATGAGGCGAATAAAGACTTGGGGTTTGTGTTGGTCTTTGAAGATCTGACGGAGTTGATCAAGGCGCAGAAGGTTGCGGCTTGGCAGGAAGTCGCGAAACGCGTCGCCCATGAAATCAAAAATCCGCTGACCCCTATTCAATTATCGGCTCAACGATTACGCAAGAAGTTCTTCGAGAAGTCTCCCGACCTTGACCGGGTGTTCGACGATGCGACCAATGTGATCATCAATGAAGTCGGAAGCCTGAAACAGATGCTGGACGAATTTTCCAAATTTGCCCGCCTGCCTGCTCCGCAAATGACGCGGCAATCCCTGCACGATGTGGTACGGGAAGTGGTCACGCTCTATCGTGAAGCCCAGAAGGATATTGAACTGATCGTGGACTTGGACGAGGATTTGTCGTCCATCAATTTCGACCGGGAACAACTGAGACGTGTGTTCGTCAATCTCTTCGACAACGCGGTCCAAGCGATGAATCAGAAAGGGCGGCTGTGGGTCGGGACGAAGTATGATATGAAACGCCGTCGCGTGGTCGTCACCGTGGCGGATGAAGGGCCCGGCATTGCGCCTGAGGATCAGGAACGGTTGTTTGTGCCGTATTTTACTCGTAAGAAGACGGGAACCGGGTTGGGGTTGGCCATCGTCCGCCGGATTATCACAGACCACGAAGGACAGATCCATGTGGGGAACAATCACCCGAAGGGGGCCGTCTTTACGTTCGATTTGCCGGTGTAA
- a CDS encoding Nucleoside triphosphate pyrophosphohydrolase MazG → MSERFTKLVDLMAALRAQNGCPWDRKQTHESLKPYLLEEAYEVIETIDQRDEQKLREELGDVLLQVLFHSQIATEAGSFTVEDVIETLATKLIRRHPHVFRTGDQAGQASNSEQVLAQWEDIKRAEREAAGNAQSALAGVPKTLPALLRAYQIQARAARVGFDWPQSDAGLEQVFAKITEEIGELRQALILDQARQARMESESINRPGAREEIENELGDLLFSLVNLARFLKANPEDVLRRATNRFIDRFHLVEAQASEKGRSLRDMTLVEMDELWDEAKRQLRRSAITPHVGDRIP, encoded by the coding sequence ATGTCAGAACGATTTACCAAGCTGGTTGATCTCATGGCCGCGCTTCGCGCGCAAAACGGATGTCCGTGGGATCGGAAGCAGACGCACGAGTCACTGAAACCCTATCTTCTCGAAGAGGCGTACGAAGTCATTGAGACCATTGATCAACGTGACGAGCAGAAGCTTCGGGAAGAACTTGGAGACGTGCTCTTACAGGTCCTCTTCCACAGCCAGATCGCCACCGAGGCCGGCTCCTTTACGGTTGAGGACGTGATCGAGACGCTCGCCACGAAACTGATCCGCAGACATCCTCATGTGTTCCGTACCGGCGACCAGGCCGGACAGGCGTCGAATAGTGAACAGGTCTTGGCTCAATGGGAAGACATCAAACGTGCGGAGCGAGAAGCCGCCGGCAACGCACAATCGGCTCTTGCCGGAGTGCCGAAGACCTTGCCGGCATTGCTGCGAGCGTATCAAATTCAGGCAAGGGCGGCCCGAGTCGGCTTCGATTGGCCGCAGAGTGACGCCGGTCTGGAACAGGTCTTCGCAAAGATCACTGAAGAAATCGGAGAGCTGCGCCAGGCGCTGATCTTAGATCAGGCAAGGCAAGCAAGGATGGAATCGGAATCCATCAACCGGCCCGGTGCCCGTGAGGAGATCGAGAACGAGTTGGGTGATCTTCTATTCTCCCTGGTCAACCTCGCCCGCTTTCTCAAGGCCAATCCTGAAGACGTGCTGCGCCGAGCTACGAACCGTTTCATCGATCGCTTTCATCTGGTGGAGGCACAAGCCTCAGAGAAAGGCCGGTCGTTGAGAGATATGACGCTGGTCGAAATGGACGAACTGTGGGACGAAGCCAAACGACAGTTACGGAGATCAGCCATCACCCCGCACGTCGGAGATCGTATTCCATGA